From the genome of Grus americana isolate bGruAme1 chromosome 9, bGruAme1.mat, whole genome shotgun sequence, one region includes:
- the LOC129210236 gene encoding venom prothrombin activator notecarin-D2-like isoform X1 has translation MLTKMESSSSLVMFLILMCSINSSCPFSYSVFMRRDEAHEVLKVHKRANYFLEEIRPGNLERECNEEKCSFEEAKEIFHSQEKTMEFWFNYKGLNPCSTNPCNNGGVCKIRHYNYFCICPPNFGGDNCEKEKFECWYRNGGCWQYCRDSSSAFHVVCSCAKDYTLHEDGKRCVQAAPFPCGLIKARQALAEERLGQTRLPRGLPEHRDDVAKWNESTEGRVRQTEVEQSAIGENGTSKDAFGQSVLMEGDAEQPKAAEDAFSWNETLGGSVTQKLLGDGAAGQAVGVPEHHEAGEGTARPGRGQAPQSEPTQRPSWQNETTAPAARQKETVEDAAGQNQTGVNAGQNRTGPIQTMHEVLSRSGGWGNVSDTPQFSQMNISSTHNDSRITGGTLCHRGHCPWQVLIRNSKDVGFCGGSLISSRWVVTAAHCLDLVRPHHVTVGDFDKYQRELKEQKIDVERSWTHPHYDSNNYNSDIALLYLSSDVIFNEYVIPICLPSPTLATLLSEEGRVGMVSGWGATHDRGSTLRFLMKVRLPIVNMETCQRSTDRLITDNMLCAGYTTEAADACKGDSGGPFTVPYHNTWFLLGIVSWGEGCAEKGKYSVYTRVSNYIPWINEVVESVADAGNFSINFS, from the exons ATGCTCACTAAAATGGAGAGCAGTTCCTCACTTGTGATGTTTCTCATACTGATGTGCTCCATCAACAGCAGCTGTCCATTTTCATATTCAG tgtTTATGAGAAGGGACGAAGCACATGAGGTACTGAAAGTCCATAAACGTGCTAACTATTTTCTAGAAGAGATTCGTCCAGGGAACTTGGAGAGAGAATGCAATGAGGAAAAGTGTTCATTTGAGGAAGCTAAGGAGATCTTCCATTCGCAGGAGAAAACG ATGGAGTTTTGGTTCAATTACAAAG GTTTAAATCCATGTAGTACAAACCCCTGTAACAACGGTGGAGTCTGCAAAATAAGACACTACAACTACTTTTGCATCTGCCCCCCAAATTTTGGAGGAGACAACTGTGAAAAAG AAAAGTTTGAATGCTGGTATAGGAACGGTGGGTGCTGGCAGTactgcagggacagcagcagcGCCTTTCACGTAGTATGTTCCTGCGCAAAGGATTACACCCTGCACGAGGACGGGAAGAGATGCGTGCAAGCAG caCCATTTCCATGTGGCCTGATTAAAGCCAGGCAGGCTCTGGCAGAAGAGCGGCTGGGGCAGACAAGGCTCCCGAGGGGACTGCCTGAGCACAGGGATGATGTGGCCAAGTGGAATGAGAGCACGGAGGGCAGAGTTAGACAAACCGAGGTGGAACAAAGTGCTATTGGGGAGAATGGGACCTCAAAGGATGCGTTTGGGCAAAGTGTGCTCATGGAGGGTGACGCTGAACAACCCAAGGCGGCAGAAGACGCTTTCAGCTGGAACGAGACCCTGGGGGGCTCCGTTACACAGAAGCTGCTGGGGGatggtgctgctgggcaggcGGTGggtgtccctgagcaccacgaggcaggggaggggaccGCCAGGCCTGGGAGAGGCCAGGCTCCACAGAGTGAGCCCACCCAGCGCCCTTCGTGGCAGAATGAGACCACAGCACCTGCTGCCAGGCAGAAAGAAACGGTGGAAGATGCTGCTGGGCAAAACCAAACGGGGGTGAACGCTGGCCAGAACAGAACAGGGCCCATTCAAACCATGCATGAGGTGCTCAGTCGGAGTGGTGGCTGGGGAAATGTTTCAGACACGCCTCAGTTCAGCCAGATGAACATCAGCTCTACACACAATGACTCCAGGATAACCGGAGGAACTTTGTGTCATCGTGGACATTGCCCCTGGCAG GTTTTGATCCGGAATAGTAAAGATGTTGGTTTCTGTGGAGGGAGTTTAATCAGCAGTCGTTGGGTGGTCACTGCTGCTCACTGCCTTGATCTCGTCAGACCGCACCACGTTACTGTAG GAGACTTTGACAAATATCAAAGAGAATTGAAAGAACAGAAGATCGATGTGGAACGGAGCTGGACACATCCACATTATGATTCAAATAACTACAACAGTGACATCGCTTTGTTGTACTTGAGCAGTGACGTTATTTTTAATGAGTACGTAATTCCCATCTGCCTCCCAAGCCCTACCCTTGCCACCCTGCTGTCAGAAGAAGGAAGAGTAGGGATGGTAAGCGGATGGGGTGCCACTCACGACAGAGGTTCAACTCTGCGCTTCCTCATGAAAGTCCGGCTGCCCATTGTAAACATGGAGACCTGTCAGCGGTCGACAGACAGACTCATTACAGACAACATGTTGTGCGCAGGTTACACCACCGAGGCTGCGGACGCCTGCAAGGGGGACAGTGGGGGCCCTTTCACTGTGCCGTACCACAACACTTGGTTTCTCTTGGGTATTGTAAGCTGGGGTGAGGGCTGtgctgagaaaggaaaatacagtgtgTATACAAGAGTATCCAACTACATCCCGTGGATTAACGAGGTTGTTGAAAGTGTAGCAGATGCAGGAAACTTTTCCATTAACTTTTCTTAA
- the LOC129210236 gene encoding venom prothrombin activator notecarin-D2-like isoform X2 yields MLTKMESSSSLVMFLILMCSINSSCPFSYSEEIRPGNLERECNEEKCSFEEAKEIFHSQEKTMEFWFNYKGLNPCSTNPCNNGGVCKIRHYNYFCICPPNFGGDNCEKEKFECWYRNGGCWQYCRDSSSAFHVVCSCAKDYTLHEDGKRCVQAAPFPCGLIKARQALAEERLGQTRLPRGLPEHRDDVAKWNESTEGRVRQTEVEQSAIGENGTSKDAFGQSVLMEGDAEQPKAAEDAFSWNETLGGSVTQKLLGDGAAGQAVGVPEHHEAGEGTARPGRGQAPQSEPTQRPSWQNETTAPAARQKETVEDAAGQNQTGVNAGQNRTGPIQTMHEVLSRSGGWGNVSDTPQFSQMNISSTHNDSRITGGTLCHRGHCPWQVLIRNSKDVGFCGGSLISSRWVVTAAHCLDLVRPHHVTVGDFDKYQRELKEQKIDVERSWTHPHYDSNNYNSDIALLYLSSDVIFNEYVIPICLPSPTLATLLSEEGRVGMVSGWGATHDRGSTLRFLMKVRLPIVNMETCQRSTDRLITDNMLCAGYTTEAADACKGDSGGPFTVPYHNTWFLLGIVSWGEGCAEKGKYSVYTRVSNYIPWINEVVESVADAGNFSINFS; encoded by the exons ATGCTCACTAAAATGGAGAGCAGTTCCTCACTTGTGATGTTTCTCATACTGATGTGCTCCATCAACAGCAGCTGTCCATTTTCATATTCAG AAGAGATTCGTCCAGGGAACTTGGAGAGAGAATGCAATGAGGAAAAGTGTTCATTTGAGGAAGCTAAGGAGATCTTCCATTCGCAGGAGAAAACG ATGGAGTTTTGGTTCAATTACAAAG GTTTAAATCCATGTAGTACAAACCCCTGTAACAACGGTGGAGTCTGCAAAATAAGACACTACAACTACTTTTGCATCTGCCCCCCAAATTTTGGAGGAGACAACTGTGAAAAAG AAAAGTTTGAATGCTGGTATAGGAACGGTGGGTGCTGGCAGTactgcagggacagcagcagcGCCTTTCACGTAGTATGTTCCTGCGCAAAGGATTACACCCTGCACGAGGACGGGAAGAGATGCGTGCAAGCAG caCCATTTCCATGTGGCCTGATTAAAGCCAGGCAGGCTCTGGCAGAAGAGCGGCTGGGGCAGACAAGGCTCCCGAGGGGACTGCCTGAGCACAGGGATGATGTGGCCAAGTGGAATGAGAGCACGGAGGGCAGAGTTAGACAAACCGAGGTGGAACAAAGTGCTATTGGGGAGAATGGGACCTCAAAGGATGCGTTTGGGCAAAGTGTGCTCATGGAGGGTGACGCTGAACAACCCAAGGCGGCAGAAGACGCTTTCAGCTGGAACGAGACCCTGGGGGGCTCCGTTACACAGAAGCTGCTGGGGGatggtgctgctgggcaggcGGTGggtgtccctgagcaccacgaggcaggggaggggaccGCCAGGCCTGGGAGAGGCCAGGCTCCACAGAGTGAGCCCACCCAGCGCCCTTCGTGGCAGAATGAGACCACAGCACCTGCTGCCAGGCAGAAAGAAACGGTGGAAGATGCTGCTGGGCAAAACCAAACGGGGGTGAACGCTGGCCAGAACAGAACAGGGCCCATTCAAACCATGCATGAGGTGCTCAGTCGGAGTGGTGGCTGGGGAAATGTTTCAGACACGCCTCAGTTCAGCCAGATGAACATCAGCTCTACACACAATGACTCCAGGATAACCGGAGGAACTTTGTGTCATCGTGGACATTGCCCCTGGCAG GTTTTGATCCGGAATAGTAAAGATGTTGGTTTCTGTGGAGGGAGTTTAATCAGCAGTCGTTGGGTGGTCACTGCTGCTCACTGCCTTGATCTCGTCAGACCGCACCACGTTACTGTAG GAGACTTTGACAAATATCAAAGAGAATTGAAAGAACAGAAGATCGATGTGGAACGGAGCTGGACACATCCACATTATGATTCAAATAACTACAACAGTGACATCGCTTTGTTGTACTTGAGCAGTGACGTTATTTTTAATGAGTACGTAATTCCCATCTGCCTCCCAAGCCCTACCCTTGCCACCCTGCTGTCAGAAGAAGGAAGAGTAGGGATGGTAAGCGGATGGGGTGCCACTCACGACAGAGGTTCAACTCTGCGCTTCCTCATGAAAGTCCGGCTGCCCATTGTAAACATGGAGACCTGTCAGCGGTCGACAGACAGACTCATTACAGACAACATGTTGTGCGCAGGTTACACCACCGAGGCTGCGGACGCCTGCAAGGGGGACAGTGGGGGCCCTTTCACTGTGCCGTACCACAACACTTGGTTTCTCTTGGGTATTGTAAGCTGGGGTGAGGGCTGtgctgagaaaggaaaatacagtgtgTATACAAGAGTATCCAACTACATCCCGTGGATTAACGAGGTTGTTGAAAGTGTAGCAGATGCAGGAAACTTTTCCATTAACTTTTCTTAA